The following coding sequences are from one Polyodon spathula isolate WHYD16114869_AA chromosome 7, ASM1765450v1, whole genome shotgun sequence window:
- the LOC121318856 gene encoding transcription factor Sox-3-like — MYSMMETEIKGTHSQPNTGSAAGGNNCKSNSGNANDQDRVKRPMNAFMVWSRGQRRKMAQENPKMHNSEISKRLGADWKLLTDAEKRPFIDEAKRLRAMHMKEHPDYKYRPRRKTKTLLKKDKYSLPGGLMAPVANTVNGSVSVGQRMDSYAHMNGWTNSAYSLMQDQLGYSQHPSMNSPQIQQMHRYEMAGLQYNPMMSTAQTYMNAASTYSMSPAYTQQTTSGMGLGSMASVCKSEPSSPPPAVTSHSQRACLGDLRDMISMYLPPAGDGSDHASLQASRLHSVHQHYQSAGTGVNGTLPLTHI; from the coding sequence ATGTACAGCATGATGGAAACCGAGATCAAAGGCACGCATTCGCAGCCCAACACGGGCTCTGCGGCGGGAGGCAACAATTGCAAAAGCAACAGCGGCAACGCCAACGATCAGGACCGGGTGAAGCGGCCCATGAACGCCTTCATGGTGTGGTCCAGGGGACAGCGGAGGAAAATGGCTCAGGAAAACCCCAAAATGCACAACTCTGAGATCAGCAAGCGTCTGGGGGCAGACTGGAAACTGCTGACAGACGCGGAGAAGCGACCCTTCATTGACGAGGCGAAGAGGCTGCGAGCCATGCACATGAAGGAACACCCGGATTATAAATACCGACCCCGCAGGAAGACCAAGACCCTGCTCAAGAAAGACAAGTACTCCTTACCCGGCGGGCTCATGGCGCCTGTTGCCAACACTGTCAACGGCTCCGTCTCGGTGGGACAGAGGATGGACAGCTATGCCCACATGAACGGCTGGACCAACAGCGCGTATTCCCTGATGCAAGACCAGCTGGGTTATTCTCAGCACCCGAGCATGAACAGCCCCCAGATCCAGCAGATGCACCGGTACGAGATGGCTGGGCTGCAGTACAACCCCATGATGTCCACCGCACAGACCTACATGAATGCGGCTTCCACGTACAGCATGTCCCCGGCTTACACCCAGCAGACGACGAGCGGCATGGGCTTGGGTTCGATGGCGTCGGTGTGCAAGTCGGAGCCCAGCTCTCCTCCACCGGCAGTCACGTCCCATTCCCAAAGAGCGTGCCTGGGCGACTTGAGGGATATGATTAGCATGTACCTCCCTCCCGCTGGAGACGGCTCAGACCATGCCTCGCTCCAGGCCAGCAGGTTACACAGTGTGCACCAACACTACCAGAGCGCTGGGACTGGCGTGAACGGTACGCTCCCACTcacccacatttaa